The sequence below is a genomic window from Parcubacteria group bacterium.
CTCAACCACTGTGTGGTGAATGGCGTAATGGTGCAAGTGCGGTTACGCTTGTTGGTTCTAAATGGAAGTGGACATGTCAAGCGAGCCCCTATAGTCTCAAAGTAATAAATTGTTCAGCGACAAAACCGCCACCAGTAGTTAATGGTGTGTGCGGGCCAGCAAATGGTGGTAGCTATCAAACACAACCAACATATGGTTTATGTGCAGCAGGGACTGTTATGGACATGGGAGTGGCTACATTGTGGGATGGATGGTCTTGGTGGTGCAGTGGTTCGGGCGGGGGATCAAGTCAAGGGTGTGGTGCAGGCAAAATCACGGTAATGTGTGGCACCTTAAATGGGAGGACATATCTCGCAACTGATACAGCGTGGGGAACTGGTACGTTTTGTGGCGGAGGATATTCTATTCCCGCTTCTCCAGCATTCCCGGCACAAGGGGGTAGTACCGGGTGGCAGTGTACCGATGCAATGGGCTCTCAAGCGTGGTGTGTAGCATATCGTGCTTTACCTGTTGTATATACCTGTACGGGTACACCGCCACAAGATGCTTTGAGATGTTCTGGCGATGACACAGGTCTTACAGCTAATACTGCATGGCAACAAGTGACATCGTGTACTGATGCGACAAAATGTGAATACATGATGCCATCGTACTCTTGTACCGGTGGCAATCCACCACAAGGCGCAATGTGGTGTGCAGGCGATGACACAGGTCTTACAGCTAATACTGCATGGCAACAAGTGGCATCGTGTACTGATGCGACAAAATGTGAATATATCATGCCATCGTATTCTTGTACCGGTGGCAATCCACCGCAAGGTGCGATATGGTGCACAGATGACAATGCAGGTCTCACAGCGGATACAGCATGGCAACAAGTGACATCGTGTACTGATGTGAGAAAATGTGAATACACGATGCCGTCATGTGGACCCGATAACGGTGTATTAGTAAATAATCGACCGACCGATCCGGGGCTTTGTAGTGCGGATAGCACGTCAAGTGAGGTCACATTTGACGCAAGAGGTAATTGGCATTGGACATGCACGCATACCAGCGTAGAATCAGGGTCGCTTGCGGTAAATTGTGAAGCGCCATCATGTCTTACAACTATGCCGGTCGATCTCCAGCCATACGTATATTTTAACTCTGATGGCAATCCAAATAATGCTGTGGCAACCGTCACGTGTCCAAATGTCTGCTGTGCTATTGATAGCAGTAACGGTGCAATAACTGTCTGTAATAGCGATCCTGCAGCAGGTCTGATCCCTGTATTTCCGGGAAGTCGTTCTTATCCTGCCGAATGCTGGTTTGACAATGACCACAATCGCACTAATGACAGCAATGAGCCGAAAATATCATACCATCCGGGACGAACGATCAGCACGATGTGTACTGCACGTTCGTGCAGAAGTCAGGGGGAATGTCAGGCATTGCCACAAGCGGCAAATACAGCACAGGCATGCAAAAGTACATGCAATTCTGATGCAGATTGTTCCAAGGGTCGCATGATCGAAACGCGACCGTAAAAAATGCGATGTGGAGATGTAAAAGGAATTTCTGGGATGACAAAAGGAGAACCCTCGCACTGGTATGGTGAGAGGGTTTTGTCTTTTTGAGGATGATTGAAAATTTCATGTCATATCGCAACACATTAAATAATATTAAAAAAACGCATATGGCTATTTTTGTTTGTGGTATACTGGGAGAAGAAATAAAAAAGTTATTATGATACAAAAACAACAAAAAAAGATCTATGCATATACGGTGCAGGAGATTGCCAGTGAATTTCGCACGTCGGAACATCGTGGGCTTACTGCAGGAGAGGTGCAATTGCGACTCAAGCAATATGGACGCAATCAACTTGCGCAAAAACGGAGTTGGAAATGGCTCGCATTGATTGTCAATCAGTTCAAAGATGCGCTCGTATGGATATTGCTTGTTGCTGCAATTCTGGCTTTTTTCTTTGGTGAAACGCGTGACGTGATCATCATTCTTATTATTGTGGGCATCAACGCAATTATTGGATTTTTACAAGAATTCAAAGCGGAGAAGATTTTGGAAAGCATTACAAAGCTCACAACCGATCAGACACAAGTGATTCGTGACGGTAAAAAACAGGAGATCGATGCGCGTTTTCTCGTGCCAGGCGATGTGGTTTTTGTGTCGTCCGGTGATCGTGCGCCGGCGGATGGTTATCTCGTGGAGAGTTATGATCTCAAGGTGAACAGCTTTATTTTTACAGGAGAATCCAAGCCGGAGGCCAAATCTGTCAAAACGATTCATGGGGAAAATGTGGCGCTTGCCGATATCGACAATATGCTTTTTATGGGAGAGACGATCACAACGGGAGAGGCGCGATATATTGTAACGGGGACGGGCATGCAAACGGAATTGGGGCGTATTGCACACTTGACCGGGGAGATCAAAGAAGCACCGACACCGATGCAAAAGCAGATGCAAAGGCTCAGTAAAAATATTACGATTGTTGCTGTGTCGATTGGCACATGTGTGATGATCATCGGAAATTATTTTGAAATGTCTGCATACCATAGTTTTCTTTTTGCACTGGCTTTGGCAGTATCTGTTGTGCCAGAGGGACTTCCGGCTGCTATTTCTGTGGCATTGTCACTTGGGATGAAGAGACTTCTTTCTGTCAAAGTTTTAGCCAAAAAATTAAGTGCTGTAGAAACACTCGGATCAGTATCGATCATTTGTACGGATAAAACGGGAACGATCACAAAAAATGAGTTGACTGTGACACATATTGTGATCAATGGCCGCATGATCACAGTCAGTGGTACGGGATATAGTCCCGAGGGACATTTTTACATTGATAGCACTGTGGTCAATCCTGCTCAAGTGAAGAATTTGGAATTACTTTTTCGGATTGGTACATTGTGTAACGATGCAAACATCATACTGAAAGATGGCGTACGTACAGTTGTGGGTGATCCGACAGAAGGAGCGATTGTTGTTGCGGGAGAGAAATATAATCCAAAAGAGAATTATTATAGCATCGGTGAAACAAAAATTACAGAGAATCCCTTCTCTTCTGATCGCATGCGCATGAGCGTGGTATACAAAAACCGTGACACGATGTCTTTTGTCAAAGGATCGCCAGATGTCATGATTGACTTGTGTGATTTTATTGTGCAAGATGATCAGGTTGTGCCATTTACAACAGAACAAAAAACGCGGATCAAGGAGTTGTATAATGCCATGTCTGCTGACGCATTGCGTGTCTTGGGATTTGCGTATCGCAATCTCAACGATGTCGACGCGCGACATTATCTTGATGAAGCGGAAAAGGGTTTGACGTGGACAGGTATGATGGCAATGATCGATCCGCCACGAGCAGACGTTGCGCAAGCGGTGCAGGAATGCAAGGATTTGGGGATCAAGGTAATCATGATCACGGGAGATTATGAAATTACAGCACGCGCAATCGCACGCAATATCGGACTGATTGACGGTGAGGGAACGTATGAGGTGATCAACGGTAAAATGTTGCATGAATTATCTGATCGTGATGTATATAGCAAGGTAATGAAAAAGGATGTGATATTTGCGCGTATCGCTCCGGAGCAAAAGTTACGGATTGCAACAATTCTCAAAAATCATCATCAGGTGATTGCGATGACGGGTGACGGTGTCAATGACGCACCGGCATTAAAGAAGGCGGATGTCGGTGTGGCAATGGGTATCATCGGTACGGATGTATCCAAACAGGCGGCAGACATGATCCTTATGGACGACCGCTTCGCATCAATTGTTCACGGTGTGAAAGAAGGACGCACGATCTATCACAATTTGCGCAAATTTGTGCACTACGTCTTTACGTCCAATGTGAGCGAGCTTTTTACAGTAATTATCGGTGTATTATTTCATTTGCCATCGCCGATTACGGCAATTCAAATTCTTGCGATTGATCTGGCAACAGATATTTTTCCGTCATTTTCACTCAGTCTTGAGCCGGCGGAAGCACATCAAAGTGGAAAGGTTGCAAATTCCAAAGAATCGATCATCAGTTGGCAAGGGGTGCGACGACTGATCTATTTGGGAAGTATTATGGCAGTTGGTGCGGCTACTGCGTTTTATTGGTCAATGGTGCGCAGTGGGTGGGTCTATGGACAACCGTTTGATGAGAATAGTGAAGTATATGTGATGGCGACGACGGCAGCGTATGCGGTGCTTGCGATGTCACAGATGGCAAATCTCGTGCAATCACGCAGTGAGACATTATCACCGTTTGCGCTGGGATTTTTCAAAAACAAATATGTGATTGGATCAATTGGCATCTCATTTGGCATCCTTCTCATGTTTATGTACGTGCCGTTTTTTCAGACATATCTCGGCATGCGTCCAATTGTATGGCAGGATTGGATTGTTGTAGTTGTCACAACTTTTGCCGTATATCTCTTTGAAAACATCCGTAAAGTGTGGTTTGTAAAATAAGCCTTTTTGAAATACATAATAGGTTTCATCAAGGAGGGGAGGGATGGTATACTGTCGGTGTAAGCATTCATACAAAAATTATGTGTGGAATTGTCGGGTATATCGGGAAAAGTAAAAGAGCGCAACACGTGCTTTTGGATGGACTGCATCGATTGGAATATCGTGGATATGACAGCGCAGGACTCTGTGTGATAAGTGGCAAAAAATGTAAAACATTTCGTGCAGTGGGAAAAGTGTCTGCCTTGGAAACAAAAATCGGTGACAAAGATCTCTGTGCACAGATCGGCATCGCACATACGCGATGGGCGACACACGGTAAGCCGAGTGTGGCGAATGCTCATCCGCACAGAAGTGGTAAAGTGCATGTGGTGCATAATGGGATCATTGAGAATTATCAATCATTGAAAAATTCCCTGATCAAAAAAGGACATATATTTACAAGTGAAACAGACAGCGAGATCGTAGCTCATTTGATCGATGAAGCAAGTAAAAGGCATAACTTTGAAGAGGCGGTACAGCATGCGTTGGCGCAAATTTGCGGTGCATATGCTTTGGTGGTCATACATGAAGATGAACCGGAAAAATTGATCGCAGTACGCAATAGTTCTCCGCTTGTTGTAGGTGTGGGCAAGGATGAATACATCATTGCGTCTGATGCGTCGGCAATTATTGCGTATACGGATCGCGTACTATATCTCGATGATGGGGAAATGATCGTGGTGATGCCGGATCATCATGTGATCATGAATTTTCGCGGTCAAAAAAAATACAAGAAAGAATACATGCTTGATTGGGATGAAAGTGAAGCGCAAAAAGAAGGGTATCCACACTTTATGCTCAAAGAGATCTTTGAGCAACCGCATGCGGTAGAAGATGCAATGCGCGGACGCGTGATCGTCAAAGAGGGTCTTGCACGATTGGGTGGACTCTCTGCAGTAGAAAAACAATTGCGCAAAATCAATCGCATTGTGATCGTATCATGTGGCACATCATATCATGCGGGATTAGTGGGTGAATACATGCTAGAAGAATATGCGAACATTCCAACGGAGGTGGAGTATGCATCGGAATTTCGTTATCGTAAACCGCTTATTGATCAAAAAACTGCGGTGATCGCGATCTCACAGTCAGGAGAAACTGCAGATACGCGTGCGGCAATTCGTGAAGCAAAAAACAAAGGTGCGTTGACGTTGGGCATTATCAATACTGTCGGATCGACAATCGCGCGTGAGACGGATGCCGGCGTGTATAATCATGCCGGTCCGGAGATTGGTGTGGCAAGTACCAAAGCATTTACGTCGCAGTTGACGATCCTCGCACTCCTCACAGTTTATCTCGGTCGGCAACGCGACATGTCGATGACAATGGGTCGGAGGATATTGACAGAGTTGCGTGCAATTCCCGGGAAGATCGAAGAGGTTTTTGCGGAGGAAAAAAAGATCAAAAAAATTGCCAGAAAATATCGTGATGCACACAGCATGTTCTATTTGGGACGAAAATATAATTATGCGATCGCATTGGAGGGCGCGCTCAAGATCAAAGAAATTTCTTATATTCACGCAGAGGGATATGCATCCGGCGAAATGAAACACGGTCCGATTGCACTGATCGATAAAAATTTCCCTTCCGTAGTGATCGCGCCGTATGATAGCGTATATGAAAAGACGTCATCGGCAATTGCGGAGATTCGTGCACGAGGTGGTAAAGTCATTGCAGTGACGACGCATGATGCTGTTGATGTGATCAAAGTGGCGGATGATGTGATCATTGTGCCAAAGACGCTGGAAATGCTCATGCCACTTGTGACGGTTGTGCCACTTCAACTCTTGGCGTATTATGCCGGTTGTGCAAAAGGATATGATGTGGATAAACCGCGCAATTTGGCAAAAAGTGTGACGGTGGAATAGACGCAACCCTGTTAAA
It includes:
- a CDS encoding cation-transporting P-type ATPase — translated: MIQKQQKKIYAYTVQEIASEFRTSEHRGLTAGEVQLRLKQYGRNQLAQKRSWKWLALIVNQFKDALVWILLVAAILAFFFGETRDVIIILIIVGINAIIGFLQEFKAEKILESITKLTTDQTQVIRDGKKQEIDARFLVPGDVVFVSSGDRAPADGYLVESYDLKVNSFIFTGESKPEAKSVKTIHGENVALADIDNMLFMGETITTGEARYIVTGTGMQTELGRIAHLTGEIKEAPTPMQKQMQRLSKNITIVAVSIGTCVMIIGNYFEMSAYHSFLFALALAVSVVPEGLPAAISVALSLGMKRLLSVKVLAKKLSAVETLGSVSIICTDKTGTITKNELTVTHIVINGRMITVSGTGYSPEGHFYIDSTVVNPAQVKNLELLFRIGTLCNDANIILKDGVRTVVGDPTEGAIVVAGEKYNPKENYYSIGETKITENPFSSDRMRMSVVYKNRDTMSFVKGSPDVMIDLCDFIVQDDQVVPFTTEQKTRIKELYNAMSADALRVLGFAYRNLNDVDARHYLDEAEKGLTWTGMMAMIDPPRADVAQAVQECKDLGIKVIMITGDYEITARAIARNIGLIDGEGTYEVINGKMLHELSDRDVYSKVMKKDVIFARIAPEQKLRIATILKNHHQVIAMTGDGVNDAPALKKADVGVAMGIIGTDVSKQAADMILMDDRFASIVHGVKEGRTIYHNLRKFVHYVFTSNVSELFTVIIGVLFHLPSPITAIQILAIDLATDIFPSFSLSLEPAEAHQSGKVANSKESIISWQGVRRLIYLGSIMAVGAATAFYWSMVRSGWVYGQPFDENSEVYVMATTAAYAVLAMSQMANLVQSRSETLSPFALGFFKNKYVIGSIGISFGILLMFMYVPFFQTYLGMRPIVWQDWIVVVVTTFAVYLFENIRKVWFVK
- the glmS gene encoding glutamine--fructose-6-phosphate transaminase (isomerizing) yields the protein MCGIVGYIGKSKRAQHVLLDGLHRLEYRGYDSAGLCVISGKKCKTFRAVGKVSALETKIGDKDLCAQIGIAHTRWATHGKPSVANAHPHRSGKVHVVHNGIIENYQSLKNSLIKKGHIFTSETDSEIVAHLIDEASKRHNFEEAVQHALAQICGAYALVVIHEDEPEKLIAVRNSSPLVVGVGKDEYIIASDASAIIAYTDRVLYLDDGEMIVVMPDHHVIMNFRGQKKYKKEYMLDWDESEAQKEGYPHFMLKEIFEQPHAVEDAMRGRVIVKEGLARLGGLSAVEKQLRKINRIVIVSCGTSYHAGLVGEYMLEEYANIPTEVEYASEFRYRKPLIDQKTAVIAISQSGETADTRAAIREAKNKGALTLGIINTVGSTIARETDAGVYNHAGPEIGVASTKAFTSQLTILALLTVYLGRQRDMSMTMGRRILTELRAIPGKIEEVFAEEKKIKKIARKYRDAHSMFYLGRKYNYAIALEGALKIKEISYIHAEGYASGEMKHGPIALIDKNFPSVVIAPYDSVYEKTSSAIAEIRARGGKVIAVTTHDAVDVIKVADDVIIVPKTLEMLMPLVTVVPLQLLAYYAGCAKGYDVDKPRNLAKSVTVE